In Listeria cossartiae subsp. cossartiae, the genomic window TAAATACCAAGGTTTATTTTATTGAAAAAGGGATTGTTTCATTAGAGAAGAATAAAAATGTAATAAGTTTTTTAGGTTCAAACCAAATTGTTGGATTAAATGATTATTTCATGGCCGAAGCAAATGTATATACGGCTAGAGTTATCGAAACAATTACAGCATATGAATTTGATAAAGAAGATATAATTTGCTCGATTATTGGGATGCAAGAGGGGTGGCTCTATTTATATCTTAATAATCGAAATCACGAAAATGTACTAATCGAAAAATGCAATCTAATGCGTGGTAATGGGGAAAGTCGCTTGAAAGATTCTTTAGAGCAATTGGGAATTTTTTTTGGTGTTGAAAAAGAAGGTATGCTTCGTATTCCGAAATGTTTCACACGAAAAATTATTGCTAACTAT contains:
- a CDS encoding Crp/Fnr family transcriptional regulator; translated protein: MQSVFEDLYSKKILEEEFGYASFLQTLIDNKIPYKKIKMPTNMILLTEDTINTKVYFIEKGIVSLEKNKNVISFLGSNQIVGLNDYFMAEANVYTARVIETITAYEFDKEDIICSIIGMQEGWLYLYLNNRNHENVLIEKCNLMRGNGESRLKDSLEQLGIFFGVEKEGMLRIPKCFTRKIIANYSNLSVRSVTHLCRKLIESGFLAENSKSFVLLNRYESPCGRIKSTATAP